In the Marinilabiliales bacterium genome, AATATAGGGAACAAGGTTACATACGGTGATGACCAGAATCCCCAGTTCATCCCGATAAACATGGGAATAGGCAGCTTTCTCCAGCTGGAACTTGACCCGTACAACACCCTTGCCTTTGCACTTGACCTTAACAAGCTCCTGGTGCCAACCCCCCCGATATATTCCCAGGAGCAGGACGAGAACAATAATTTTATAATTAAAAAGGGAATGGACCCGAATGTTTCGGTACCGATGGGAATGCTTCAGTCCTTCTATGATGCACCAGGCGGCTGGAGGGAGGAACTGCGGGAGATATATTATTCTTTTGGAATGGAGTACTGGTACCTTAACCAGTTTGCCATCAGGGGAGGGTATTATCACGAGCATGAAACCAAGGGCAACAGGAAGTACTTCACCACAGGAATTGGATTGAAACTGAATGTTTTCGCACTTGACGTCTCCTATGTCATCCCTGTTTTCAGGAACCACCCTCTTGCCAACACCCTCAGGTTCTCCCTTGCATTTGATTTCGAGGCGCTTCGACGCAGCCGGCCCCAGGAGGCATTCTGACAGCAGAAGGAAAGCAATATCAATGAGCTGATGTCATTACCTTAAAAAGTTTCTGCAAAATGATAAACTCTGTCTGACATGCATATAAGATGCGGCTTAGGATATGATGTTCACCAGCTGGAAGAAGGCAGAAGGCTTATAATAGGAGGAGTTGCAATACCGCACTCAAAGGGATGCATTGCCCATTCAGACGGTGACGTACTTCTCCATGCCGTTTGTGATGCATTGCTGGGTGCAGCTTCACTTGGTGATATAGGTACCCATTTCCCCGATAACGACAACACCTATAAGGATATTGACAGCAAACTGCTGCTGAGCCAAACCGTTGATCTTGTTTCAGAGAAGGGATACCATACAGGCAATATTGATTGTGTTGTGACACTCCAGGAACCCAAAATAAAGGACTATATAACCGCTATGAGGAAGGTTATCGGAAATATAACCGGTGCCGGACCGGAGAATGTTTCGGTCAAGGCAACCACAACCGAAAGGCTTGGTTTTGCAGGAAGGGAAGAGGGAGTGGCAGCATGGGCTGTTGCAACAATTGTCCCCAAAAGCATGGGCACTCCCGGGCCATGAGAGAATTAGCAGCCATCATTGCCATTTGCCAAAAAAAAATTATTTTAGCCGCACGTTAATAAGTTCACACACATAATATACATGACAGAGAAAAAAACGTTGGTGCTGGGTGCAAGTCCCAATCCGATAAGGTTTTCATACAAAGCGGTAAAGAGTCTTCAAAGGTACAATGTACCTGTTGTGCCGGTGGGGATAAAAAAAGGTGAAATAGGCGGGATTGATATCATTACAGACCGCCCCCATATGGACGATATCCATACCGTAACCATGTACGTGGGCCCGGCCAGGCAAAAGGATTACTATTCCTATCTTCTTTCATTGCAACCTTCAAGGATAATTTTCAACCCCGGCACAGAAAACAGTGAGTTCATGGAAATGGCCAGAAAAGAGGGTATTGAGGTTCTTGAAGACTGTACACTGATAATGCTGAACGCCGACAGGTACTGAACAGAAACAGGTTCATGGCCTTATCCAGCTCATTTCACCGGTCATCGAGGTGGCTTCCCCCGGTATTAGCCCCCCTGGTTATCTCACTGCTTGTTAAAAACTGCTGTATAATCCTCGCCGTCAACCCTGTAGTTCCAATTGATCCTTCGCATGTTTGATGTTGCCGCTCCGCTGCCGCTGACCCGGAATGTACCTCCGCGGCTTTGAACAGTCTGATGCTCTATTGTTAGCGAAAGTCCGACAACATCTGCAATGACCTCGGCCCGGAGATCAAGGTTGGAAAAGTTGCCGATGATTATCCTGCTGTCATCGCCCGGGTAATAGTCAATGCCCACCAAAAATGTCTGACTGCCGAAAGCTTCACTCTCTTCCGTAACTCTCCACGTGCCTTCCAATGAGCGGGGGCCGAAAATTTCGTCATCACATGAGGCAAAGGTCACTGCAATTAATACCAGCACCGGCAATACCCGTATTCTCATTGTTGTGGTCTTATCAGATTAATCATCATAAACGTTTATCACTGATCACCCCTGCAGTCCGTCAAGCAGGTCATCACTGACCAGGTTGGGCATTGTGACCCTGAGCAGCTGATTTTGTTCCATTTCACGCTTTATTGCATGCATGGCCCCCTCATTTCTTGCCCAGCATCTTCGGGCAATACCGTTACTGACATCCCAGTGCAGCATCATTTCCAGACGCCGGTCAGCCTCAGGCGAGCCATCCAGCACCATCCCGAAACCACCGTTGATCACCTCACCCCAGCCTACACCGCCACCGTTGTGAAGAGAGACCCATGTGGCACCCCTGAATGCATCGCCAATAACATTATGTATCGCCATATCGGCTGTAAAGGATGAACCGTCATAAATGTGGGAGGTCTCCCTGAAGGGTGAATCTGTTCCGGAAACATCATGATGGTCCCTGCCAAGAACTACCGGCGCCGATATTCTCCCCTCCCTGATCGCTCTATTGAAGGCTGAGGCAATTCTTATCCTGCCCGTTGCATCTGCATAAAGAATTCTGGCTTTTGATCCTACCACGAGATTATTTTTGCCTGCCTCCTTTATCCATAAAAGATTGTCTTCAAGCTGCGTCATGATATCTGCAGGAGCCGACCTGATAATATCTTCCAGCACCCCGGCCGCAATCGCATCAGTTTCCTCAAGGTCTTTGGCAAGTGATGAAGTGCAAACCCATCTGAAAGGCCCGAAACCATAGTCAAAAAAGAGCGGCCCCATAATATCCTGAACATACGAGGCATACCGGTAATTACCAGAAGCGTCAAAGACATCGGCACCAGCCCGCCCGGCCTCAAGCAGGAAGGCATTCCCGTAATCCCAGAAATACATTCCCTCTTGCACCAGGGCATTGACAGCCTCTACATGGCGCCTGAGCGAAATACGCACCATCTCCCTGAATTTGCCGGGATCAGTTACCATAAGTTCGTTTGCCTCTTCAAAACTTATGCCTGCCGGATAATATCCACCCGACCAGGGGTTATGGAGCGAGGTCTGATCTGATCCCATCTCAACAGGGATCTTGTCCTGCACAAGCTTTTCAAGCAGGTCAATTACATTTCCGCGATAAGCAATGGAAACAGACTCCATTTTTTTTCTGGCGTCCATGGCACGACTTACGACACTGTCAAGATCATCGTAAACCTCGTCAACCCATCCCTGGGAGTGCCTGATTTCTGTTGCCCTGGGATTCACTTCGGCTACAAGGCAGATCCCTCCGGCAATTACTGTTGCCTTTGGCTGTGCACCCGACATACCTCCAAGACCACTTGTCACGAATATTTTACCCCGCAGGTCACCCTTCATATTTCCGGAGATACGCCTGCCTGCATTCAAGACTGTTATCGCGGTGCCATGCACTATTCCCTGGGGGCCTATATACATGAATGAGCCGGCTGTCATCTGGCCGTACTGACTGACACCCAGCGCATTCATCCTGTCATAATCCTCCCTGGATGAATAGTTGGGAATTACCATCCCGTTGGTTACGACAACCCTGGGCGCTTCAGGATGTGATGGGAACAGGCCCATAGGGTGGCCCGAGTAGAGTACCAGGGTCTGATCATCTGTCATAGTCGCCAGGTACTGCATGGTGAGAAGGTACTGAGCCCAGTTCTGGAAAACGGCACCGTTCCCGCCGTAAGTTATCAGCTCATGCGGATGCTGGGCAACCGACCTGTCAAGGTTATTGCTGAGCATCAGCATTATCGCAGCAGCCTGAACTGATCTGTGAGGATAATCGTCAATTGAGCGCGCCGATATCTCATATGCGGGCATAAAACGGTACATGTAAATTCTGCCGTACTTTTCAAGCTCTCCGGCAAACTCCTGAGCGAGTACGTTGTGGTGGCGGGGCGGGAAATACCTCAGGGCATTCCTGATTGCCAGCCTTTTTTCACCTTCGCTGAGGATCATCTTTCTGGCAGGGGCGTGGTTTACATCAGGATCAAAAACCGGATCGGGTGGCAGATCCTTTGGTATGCCCTCAAGAATCATTTTTTTGAACTCTTCACTGGTCATAAGGCTATTTTTTCCCTGCGAGCGAAATTAGCATAAAAAAACCGCACTCCATCGGATGAAGTGCGGTTTTATTAAATTACCGCAATGCTATTACAGTAGTTCGGGATTATTCCATTGCAACATGATTGTTGTGCCTATGCCGTAACATCTGCCGGCTCTTATTCAGGAGCTGCTTCAGAGGTCATTATCTCACTGTCTACCAGTATCCTCCCACAATATTCGCAAACAATGATCTTTTTTCTTGATCTTATATCAAGCTGTCTTTGGGGGGGTATCTTGTTGAAGCATCCTCCGCAGGCATCCCTCTCAACCGTCACAACGGCCAGTCCGTTGCGTGCATTTTTCCTTATCCTTTTGTAGGCTGTGAGAAGCCTTGGTTCAATAAGATCCTCAAATTTATCAGACCTGGCATTAAGCTCCTCCTCCTCCTTCTGCGTTTCTGATATTATACTGTTAAGCTCATTCTTCTTATCTTCAAGATCTCTTGACCTTTCTTCAAGTAACAGACGTGCTTCCGCTTCCAGCTGTTTCTTCTCTTCAAGCTGCAGGGCAAACTCCTTGATCCTCTTCTCCGACAACTCAATCTCAAGGGTCTGGAATTCGATCTCCTTTGACAATGAATCATACTCCCGGTTGTTCCGCACATTCATCTGCTGATCCTGGTATTTCTTTATCAGGGCCTGTGCATCAACAATTTCATTCTTTTTATTCTGCACCGAGGCTTCCATCTCCTTCATCTCCTCAAGAATATTTGCAAGCCTGGTCTGAAGTCCCTCTAACTCATCTTCAAGATCCTGTACCTCAAGGGGCAGTTCACCCCTTAGTATTTTGATTTTATCAACCTCAGAATCA is a window encoding:
- a CDS encoding 2-C-methyl-D-erythritol 2,4-cyclodiphosphate synthase, with product MHIRCGLGYDVHQLEEGRRLIIGGVAIPHSKGCIAHSDGDVLLHAVCDALLGAASLGDIGTHFPDNDNTYKDIDSKLLLSQTVDLVSEKGYHTGNIDCVVTLQEPKIKDYITAMRKVIGNITGAGPENVSVKATTTERLGFAGREEGVAAWAVATIVPKSMGTPGP
- a CDS encoding CoA-binding protein; translated protein: MTEKKTLVLGASPNPIRFSYKAVKSLQRYNVPVVPVGIKKGEIGGIDIITDRPHMDDIHTVTMYVGPARQKDYYSYLLSLQPSRIIFNPGTENSEFMEMARKEGIEVLEDCTLIMLNADRY
- a CDS encoding urocanate hydratase, giving the protein MTSEEFKKMILEGIPKDLPPDPVFDPDVNHAPARKMILSEGEKRLAIRNALRYFPPRHHNVLAQEFAGELEKYGRIYMYRFMPAYEISARSIDDYPHRSVQAAAIMLMLSNNLDRSVAQHPHELITYGGNGAVFQNWAQYLLTMQYLATMTDDQTLVLYSGHPMGLFPSHPEAPRVVVTNGMVIPNYSSREDYDRMNALGVSQYGQMTAGSFMYIGPQGIVHGTAITVLNAGRRISGNMKGDLRGKIFVTSGLGGMSGAQPKATVIAGGICLVAEVNPRATEIRHSQGWVDEVYDDLDSVVSRAMDARKKMESVSIAYRGNVIDLLEKLVQDKIPVEMGSDQTSLHNPWSGGYYPAGISFEEANELMVTDPGKFREMVRISLRRHVEAVNALVQEGMYFWDYGNAFLLEAGRAGADVFDASGNYRYASYVQDIMGPLFFDYGFGPFRWVCTSSLAKDLEETDAIAAGVLEDIIRSAPADIMTQLEDNLLWIKEAGKNNLVVGSKARILYADATGRIRIASAFNRAIREGRISAPVVLGRDHHDVSGTDSPFRETSHIYDGSSFTADMAIHNVIGDAFRGATWVSLHNGGGVGWGEVINGGFGMVLDGSPEADRRLEMMLHWDVSNGIARRCWARNEGAMHAIKREMEQNQLLRVTMPNLVSDDLLDGLQG